The region CCTTGGAGTGATGCCGCCTTCCATGGTCATCGCACAGAATTCACCATTCACACCGATAGTCGATTCATGGTTGCAGAGGACTGAGAAAATTCCAGAGTATCCATTCGATCCCCTTGAAGCAATTTACGCCAAGGTGCTTTCCAACAAAAAACCACTTTACGAACATAAAGGAGGTTTGTTTGACATTCTGACAGAGACGAAAGGCCAGGCAGTATCCATTACGGACAGTGAGGCAAAAAAAGCAGGGAAGCTCTTTAAAAAGACCTGTGGATTTTCACTATTCCCTGCCGCAGAGGTGGCCATGGCGGTTTTGGACAAAATTGACCTGAACGGTAAAAGAATACTGATCAACATAACAGGCTCAGGACTGGACAACCTGAAAAAGGATTTTAAAGTAAGAAAACCAAAGCCCGATTACGTTGTTGAAGGTGAAGAGGATCTGGAGATGATTGAATGATCGAGGATGAGGTCATAGATAGAATTAAGTCTGCCGGTATCACCCACACTCTGTTTCTGCCATGTGAAAGAATAAAACTTCTGATTTCAAAGCTTCAGGATAATTTCAAATCCGTTCCCCTTTCGAGAGAGGAAGAAGGTGTGGGAATCTCAGCGGGACTCTATCTCGCAGGTCAGAAACCGCTGATGGTTATTCAGTCTTCAGGATTCGGAAACATGGTAAATGCTCTTTTAAGCCTTACAGAAACTTACAGACTTCCACTCCCGATACTCATAAGCTGGAGAGGTGTGTTCGGTGAGAAAATTGACGCACAAAAACCCATGGGCAGAAAAATCAGGAGCATGCTGAATGCACTCGGCATCCATTATACTGTTTTCGATGGCAACAACTCTGAAGACATTGAAAACACAATCTCCACAGCTTACGAGGAAAATAAGATTACAGCAATTCTGCTCAGACCGGATGTCTGGAGCATGGGTGAAGACCTTGCTTTTGAACCGAGAAGTTTCGAAACCAGGAAATTCGAAGTGCCTGGAGGAAAAGCCAGATACACCAGATACGAACTGATACAGGGAATGAAAGAGTTTCTGGAGGGAAAGATAGTTGTTTCAAACATAGGATATCCAAGCAGAGAGCTATACCATGTGATTGACCAGCCCTCGAACTTTTACATGCTCGGCAGCATGGGTCTTGCAACTTCAATAGCCCTCGGGATAAACCTGACAGGCAAAGAGGTGATATCCATTGACGGAGACGGCTCGATTCTGATGAATCCCTCAACGATATTCACCGCAGGGCTCCTTTCAGAGGAGGGGTTGAAGGTGATAGCAATTGATAATTCTGCATACGGTAGCACGGGAAACCAGACCACCGCCACGATCAGGGCAGATCTTTCGCTCCTCGGAATTTCGGCTGGACTCGAAACATTCAGAACCGTAACGCCCGATCAAATCACCTTACATGCCTCCAGACCGGAATCCATGTTTATTCATGCTCTTGCAAAACCCGGAAACGCCAGAGTTGGGACAATTCCACTCAGCCCTGAGGAGATACGGGACAGATTCATGGAGGCGATAAAGTGAGGATCGGTTATCTGTCCACACTTTACCACACGTCGCACATGCTAAAAGCAAAGGGACTCGTCAGAGCAGAGTGGAAAATATATGGCACAGGGATGGAGATTGTAAAGGCTCTTGAAGAGAAAAGGATAGACCTTGCATACGTGGGACTCACTCCCGTGATTTTCGCAATCGATAAGGGTGTTGACATATTCTGCATCTCAGGTGGACACGTGGAGGGGACTGTCATTGCCGGAAGGTTCGAGGGCAGATTTCCGGATTGCCTCGAGAGTAAAAAAATAGGAGTCCCTGCGAGGGGGAGCATACACGACGTCATACTGAGAAGTTACCTCGCAGAGCTTGACTTCCAAGTGGTCAACTACCCCTGGGCCGAGATGATTCTCGATGACTTTGCGGAAGGTAAGCTCGATGGCGTATGCGGGACACCCAACCTCGCAATACTGGCCAAGAGGTATGGAGCGGTGATTTGCGGCAGACCTTCAGATATATGGCCCTGGAACCCGAGCTATGGTATCGCTGTGAGAAGAGACTTTTTTGAAGAGAGCTGCGACACATTGAGAGAGTTCCTCATAAAGCATGAGTGGGCAACCAACATCCTGAGGGAGGCCGTGGATTACTCAGGAGCATTTCTTGAAAACTACATAAGAGGAGAACTGGATCATCTGACGATAAAAGATATGCTCACTCTGAGTCCAAAGTATTGTGCCTCCCTACCGGACGAGTACGTGAGCAGCACGCAGACTCTTGCTGCACTCATGAAAAAGCTCGGATATGTCGAAAACAGCCTTAAAAAGTCAGATGTGTTTAACTTCGATTTGATTTCTGAAGTGCATCCCCAAAGAGAACATTACTCCGTATGGAAAAACGGGAAAACGGAAAAATAAAGTGTGGAAAATATTCTTTCATTGTAGCCGGTTACGCCATTTCTCTTCTATCAAAGCTCTCAGACTTTCCAAAAGCTCTGGAAAATCTCATCACTGCACCGACGAGACCCGCCAGAACGATCGATGACAGGAATGTTATCCCGATTACTCTGAGATGTGTGCTGGGTTCAGGCATACCACCGTATGCAATCGACAGGATAAAGAAATTCACTGCAGAGAGGGCTACAAACATTATCCCCCAGAGCCTCAGGAACTCTTTCATTATTAATCACCAATAATTAGTTAACGCTGTTACCATATAAATAGTTTTCCATAATCAATTATGAGTGAGTGCCTGTCTGAAGTTAGGTAAAGATGTGAATGCAGCAGGGTTTAAGGCATCCTCCCGACCTCAACAATTTTCAGCCCCACTTAAGGTGTGTGGATCTGGAAGCCTGAGGTTCTAAATTAAATTTCTATTTGAGTATGAAACACTTTATACCTAAATTAAAGAATGAAATTTATTTAACTATAAAAACTATTTCCTTGAACATTGAAGACAGATGATTGAATACACAATTTTATACAGCCTTCGAGAGTCGAAAACTATATATTTAATCATTGTGATTTAAATAATTAATGAAAAAAGTGTTATTAATAGCCGACGATGATTCAATGGTTCAGGATGTTCTAAAAATCATGCTCTCAGACCGCTACGAGATAATTCTTGCATCAAACGGAAAAGAAGCGGTTGAACTGTACAAAAAACTGAAGCCAGATATCGTTCTAATGGATATCGTTATGCCAGGTATGGACGGTATTGAGGCCACAAAAATGATTAAACACATCGATCCTGATGCCAAGGTTCTCGCAATTACTGCCTACGCATCCCATAAGGGTGATAAAATGCTGGAAGCGGGTGCTGTGGACGTCATTGGCAAACCCCTGAAGAAAATGGACCTTGTAGAGAAAATCGAAAAGTACATCAATTCTCCATAATTGCTCTATATCTACCTCACCTCAGAGTTATTACTGGATTCATGGTACTTCACCGCACCGACGATGATTTTCATAATGGTCTCTGCATCACCGATTCTTAATGCATGGACAAACTTTGCTGCAACTTCTTCAACCTCACCATATGGATAAAACTTTATAAAAATCGTTTTAAAGAAAGTTATTATCATCTCCTGACTGCCATTGAAAAAATTCAATAAGCAGCGATATGTCTCAATTGGCTCTCTTATGGTTCTCTGAAAAAAGCTCAAGTCTTTAATATTCTTCCCACACGCAGAACTCAAATAAAAGTTCAAAATCGCAAGGAAACCCTGACCGTAAACGTCAGTAATCAATCTGTCCAGTATCTTCGCTGCATGATCAACATCAATGTTGGTGTCAAAGCGCATATCATGTCCTCCCTACACTTTAATCACCAGATTATAACTCTCCCTTCTTTGAAATCCATGGATCTGATTCTTTTATCATGAGTGGACCCCCTCTCTTTCAAAATTGTAATTCTACGCTTTATCTCATCTTTCTCGCGTTCAAACCAGAGAGCTATTATGTTGTCAGCTATGGTGCTAAGCTCAGCAATCTCTCCGCCAACCAAGTTTTTAAGAGCAGTCATTACCACCGTTGTCCCCTTAGCCTTGGACAGTAAAGCAAAATTTCTCGCCACTTCTAAGAACTCTTCCCTACCATAGTGACGTTCTAAAGCCCCCAACCCGTCCACAACAAGCCTTGACGGTCCGAATTCATCGTGGATTTTCCTGAAAAATTCATAATGTAACCCGGGTGTCAATTTCTGAGGGCTGTATGAAACAATCTTCAAATTGTCTTCAAGCTTACCGAGATCAAACTTCATATCTCGAATGACATTCTTGAGCTGCTCAGCCGATTCCTCATAACTCAGGTAGACCACCCTCTCCCCGCTAATGATGCCCTCGATGCAGAACATTAGGGCGATCATGGTTTTACCAGTACCGCTTGGTCCAGAAACGAGCGTAATGGACCCTTTACGTAAACCGCCTCCGAGCATTTTATCCAGTTCCGGTATCCCTGTAGACAGTCTTTTTCTCCCTATAGACCCTGAAAGCATTGGTTCCAGTGGAACATACAACCTCACACCCCTATCAGTTATGATGAATTCGTATGCTGAGTGTGGTATCAGTACTCCCCTCATTTTCTTTATTCTCAAAAGCCTCCTCGTGAGTCCTCTAAGTGAGGTTAACTCCAGCACTATGACTCCATCAACTATGAATTCCTCCACACCATGGCCAATAGTGGTAGCCCCAATAGGCATGTCAGCAATCAAAATTGTGGTAAGCCCCATGGATTTGGCTATCCGCGTCAAAGTTGAATGCAGAAAAGACCTTACCTCTTTCTCTCTCAAAAGAGCAATTAATGCAGTTATAGAGTCTATGACCAGTCGTTTAGCAGAGATCTCATCAGCAGTTTCCAGAATGGATGTGGCAATTGCATCCAATGCTTCCTTATCAGCAATTGTGAGTGCTTCAATGAACCTGAAATCCTTTTCATCAAGCCTATCAAAATCAAGGCCAATGGTACGCATGTTCCTGTAAAACTCACTCCTGTTTTCAGCAAAACTAACATAAATTCCGGGTTCACCATGGTGAAGCGCTCCGGAATAGATAAACTGCGCCCCAAATGTGCTCTTTCCAGAACCGGGATGGCCGGCCAGCAGCACTATGCTGTTTTTTACAATCCCTCCATTCATTATCTCATCGAAGCCGGGTATGCCCGTTTTCACCTTCACCAGCTCATCCATATTCTCAGCTCCTTCAGGGGAATATCCCCCTCTGGCCACCACAATACAATGGACTGGAGCAATTTCCTGAAGCCCCCCACGTTATTCGCGGAGGTGAAGTTGATATTACATTACATCCCATAGTCATTATTTATTATTCATATTTTTTTCGATGAACGGTTGCAAGCCTCTCGATGATTGCGTGTAATTCAACAAAAGGCGATCAGGGATAAAACAGCCATTTGGGCACTGAAAGAATTTGCTTTAAACCTTGGCCGGCTCATACAGTACTTTCTCAGACTCGCCCCATGCATCATCCAGCTCCCCGATAATCTCAACAATCCTGTCAACAGCCTGAAGTATCTTTTCTCGCGTCTGATCATCATCGATCAGTGTTTCTGCATATCCACGAATGGCAGTAAGAGGATTTCTAATCTTATCCACCAAATGTGCCAGAACAGAAATGTTGCCAGATATGTGTGTACTAAGTACATTTTTCGCATTTGCGTCGTCTATCGCTTTTATTGCAAATGCCAGATCTTCTGCAAGGCTTTGCAATAGCTCCTTCTCTGCATCACCAACATTCTCCATACACAAGTAACCGTAATTTCTTCCGCCATAGTTAATGCCAAAATACATACCCTCAGGTTCATTGGTTATTTTCGCAGAGTAATCAACGAGAATTTCTTCAACACGTTTCACCAGCTCCTCACGATTTTTTGCCCTGGCTATCGCCTCATGAACCCGTATAATTGTCCTGAGGAGTTTTCCCAGCCTCAGATACTCTGTAATGTCCACAGAAATTACCAGACAGAGTCTTTCTCCTCCCATTTGCACAGGAATAACCTGATTGAAAAAGTATTTTCCATCCCTCCTGTCTTTGAAAGAGACCACTGCATTCTCTTCAATAACTTTTCTCACCATCTGCATTCTCCATTCGGCAACATCTATGGGCAGAACGTCATAGATAGATTTCCCGACAGGGTTTGTACCAAGGCTTTTTATCATCGACGGATTTGCCTCAATAAACACGCCATCCCTATTCAATATCGCAATGAGGTCCGGCGAATTTTCGAATACCTTCCTGAATTTCTCCTCACTTTCACGCAATTTTTCGTCCTTCTTTTTCCTTTCAGTTATATCTCTGAAGATGAGCAGGATGGCAGGTCTTCCCCTGAAATTTACAAGGCTTGGATTCGCCTCCACCCACAATTCTCCCCCATCTGGCATGATGAGTGGCACCTCGACCGAATCGACATCCTCACCACATAGAACCTTTTTAATCCCATTTTCAATAAATGCACGATAGTCGGGGTGTATGCGATCCATAATCGTATTTTTCAAATCTCTTGAGTCGAGAAATTCTTTTGCTTTAGGATTGGCATACAGTATCTGATCGTCATTGTAGATAATTATCGGGTCGGGACTCTGGTTCACGATCATTTCAAAT is a window of Geoglobus acetivorans DNA encoding:
- the comD gene encoding sulfopyruvate decarboxylase subunit alpha; this encodes MIEDEVIDRIKSAGITHTLFLPCERIKLLISKLQDNFKSVPLSREEEGVGISAGLYLAGQKPLMVIQSSGFGNMVNALLSLTETYRLPLPILISWRGVFGEKIDAQKPMGRKIRSMLNALGIHYTVFDGNNSEDIENTISTAYEENKITAILLRPDVWSMGEDLAFEPRSFETRKFEVPGGKARYTRYELIQGMKEFLEGKIVVSNIGYPSRELYHVIDQPSNFYMLGSMGLATSIALGINLTGKEVISIDGDGSILMNPSTIFTAGLLSEEGLKVIAIDNSAYGSTGNQTTATIRADLSLLGISAGLETFRTVTPDQITLHASRPESMFIHALAKPGNARVGTIPLSPEEIRDRFMEAIK
- a CDS encoding ABC transporter substrate-binding protein, which gives rise to MRIGYLSTLYHTSHMLKAKGLVRAEWKIYGTGMEIVKALEEKRIDLAYVGLTPVIFAIDKGVDIFCISGGHVEGTVIAGRFEGRFPDCLESKKIGVPARGSIHDVILRSYLAELDFQVVNYPWAEMILDDFAEGKLDGVCGTPNLAILAKRYGAVICGRPSDIWPWNPSYGIAVRRDFFEESCDTLREFLIKHEWATNILREAVDYSGAFLENYIRGELDHLTIKDMLTLSPKYCASLPDEYVSSTQTLAALMKKLGYVENSLKKSDVFNFDLISEVHPQREHYSVWKNGKTEK
- a CDS encoding response regulator codes for the protein MKKVLLIADDDSMVQDVLKIMLSDRYEIILASNGKEAVELYKKLKPDIVLMDIVMPGMDGIEATKMIKHIDPDAKVLAITAYASHKGDKMLEAGAVDVIGKPLKKMDLVEKIEKYINSP
- a CDS encoding ATPase domain-containing protein; the encoded protein is MDELVKVKTGIPGFDEIMNGGIVKNSIVLLAGHPGSGKSTFGAQFIYSGALHHGEPGIYVSFAENRSEFYRNMRTIGLDFDRLDEKDFRFIEALTIADKEALDAIATSILETADEISAKRLVIDSITALIALLREKEVRSFLHSTLTRIAKSMGLTTILIADMPIGATTIGHGVEEFIVDGVIVLELTSLRGLTRRLLRIKKMRGVLIPHSAYEFIITDRGVRLYVPLEPMLSGSIGRKRLSTGIPELDKMLGGGLRKGSITLVSGPSGTGKTMIALMFCIEGIISGERVVYLSYEESAEQLKNVIRDMKFDLGKLEDNLKIVSYSPQKLTPGLHYEFFRKIHDEFGPSRLVVDGLGALERHYGREEFLEVARNFALLSKAKGTTVVMTALKNLVGGEIAELSTIADNIIALWFEREKDEIKRRITILKERGSTHDKRIRSMDFKEGRVIIW
- a CDS encoding PAS domain S-box protein encodes the protein MSIIVIRNLDDIRDCDIAVIPTGDFDETLLKEAKMHSKFVVVLGDRMDSTDHNTANRIAEMLSDFELFEMIVNQSPDPIIIYNDDQILYANPKAKEFLDSRDLKNTIMDRIHPDYRAFIENGIKKVLCGEDVDSVEVPLIMPDGGELWVEANPSLVNFRGRPAILLIFRDITERKKKDEKLRESEEKFRKVFENSPDLIAILNRDGVFIEANPSMIKSLGTNPVGKSIYDVLPIDVAEWRMQMVRKVIEENAVVSFKDRRDGKYFFNQVIPVQMGGERLCLVISVDITEYLRLGKLLRTIIRVHEAIARAKNREELVKRVEEILVDYSAKITNEPEGMYFGINYGGRNYGYLCMENVGDAEKELLQSLAEDLAFAIKAIDDANAKNVLSTHISGNISVLAHLVDKIRNPLTAIRGYAETLIDDDQTREKILQAVDRIVEIIGELDDAWGESEKVLYEPAKV